AGAAGTGAAGTAAAATTTTACATAGAAGAGAGTAAGTATTGAAGTACTTATTGGGGTATGATGTTGTGTTTCATTAATGATGATTGTTGTTTGGTTATTACTTTTGATAACTATTTATGAAATGCATATTGtgtataagaaaataaaacagatGAGATAATAGCTATCAATAAAGTTGGTGATTGTAACAAGGGGGTAATGGCAAGCCAGTGGACAAGGTGATAGTAGTCAAAGGCCTTTAATAAATAAGCTAGCTAAAACCAGTAGGATTCCGTAGCAAACAAGTAAACTTTATATGGTCGAAGGTCTAGCACTCGTGAAGACGGACTGGTAAGAGCATTGACATGAAAGGAGTgctaagaaaataaattttaatactcAAACTAAATAACCACTACATTGCATATTTATGCATTCATTAATCCATTTCTATTCTTTGGTTGTATAATAACCAATTGGggggttttttctttaaaaaaaaaaaaaaaaagaaaaNNNNNNNNNNNNNNNNNNNNNNNNNNNNNNNNNNNNNNNNNNNNNNNNNNNNNNNNNNNNNNNNNNNNNNNNNNNNNNNNNNNNNNNNNNNNNNNNNNNNCAACTAGAGGTCAACTGATAGAAGGACTAATTTAATCTATTATCAAAATTACATGGActtcctgtaataaaaatgaaaccttaggagaaaaaaaataaagttatgaaacccCATGgggtatttaatatttaaccctaaacaaaaaccaaaattcactttcaaaattcaaaaccattGTCCGACctatataataaataaagagaaatgctagaggtcaataagtttttcatattttgctcATATTATGATATTCCCTTATAATCAACGGTTATATTTATAGGGTCCACAATTGCCTTATGTGAGATctacataagtttacaaattcaataattgatTGTAAAGaaatattagctaaatataaaaaatttattaacccttagcatttctcataagcgtttttttgttttggtacttttaattttaacgattttattgttattcacctgtattttattttattttatatcatatatagATTGTGTTGCCTTATtgataaatatgaaaaaatctCGTCCAGAAAGAACCGCATGGCAAGTTCTGGAACTTTCTACAGGATTCTCAAACCATCAGAACTATGTATCGACTGTCATTCGCAGCACTTCCTTCACACGTGACGCAACACCACACCGCTTCCTTATACTCAGCCTCACAGCTACGCTGTCATCGTCAACATCAAAGCACAACTTCAAGCAAAAACCGAAGCCAATTGAAAGAAAGCTTTGGCCTTTCTGAACTTGGAATATTGAAAGGATAAGTGAAAgtgaggaagagaaagagggaagtgGAACAAAATATGGGGGTGGACTACTACAAGATATTGCAGGTCGATAGGAATGCCAACGATGAGGATTTGAAGAAGGCCTACAGGAAGCTTGCGATGAAGTGGCACCCTGATAAGAATCTCAACAACAAGAAAGAAGCCGAAGCCAAATTCAAACAGATCTCTGAAGCCTATGAGGTACTTGTGCTTTTCCTTATCCATTAGCTTACGTTTTCTTATTGTGTGTTCCACCAGAACATGTGTGATGTGTTACTTCTACACAAATTCTTTCTGGTTTTTAGGATTACCCATCATATTGGATTTCTGggttttgttgggtttttagctttgtttgtcatatttatatatttcatgTCTGAGATCCTGAaaagttttggttttgtttaatttgtgtTGGGAATTTGGAATCTCTGTTTCTCTGTgcgattttcttcttttgacaTGTGGATATTGCAATTTTACTCTCTCAATATTTGAAGTTTAAGACCACCCATGATCAGAGTTTGTGCAGAAGTTACTGGGTTTTTGTTAATTCTTGATGGGAGTTCTTGCAGGTTCTCAGTGATCCCCAGAAGAGAGCAGTATATGATCAGTATGGAGAAGAGGGCCTAAAGGGTCAGGTGCCACCGCCCGGTGGTGCTGCTGCTGGCCCTGGTGGAGCTTCGTACTTTTCGACTGGTGATGGGCCGACGACGTTTCGATTCAATCCTCGAAGCGCGGACGACATTTTCGCCGAGTTCTTTGGAAATTCGAGCCCGTTTGGAGGCATgggaggtggtggtggaggcATGAGAGGGTCAAGATTCTCAAGTGGGATTTTTGGTGATGATATATTTGCATCTTTTGgggaaggaggaggagggggagggTCTATGAACCAAGGTGCTCCTAGGAAAGCTCCTCCTATCGAGAACAGGTTGCCTTGTAGTCTTGAAGAGTTATATAAGGGGGCTACCAAGAAGATGAAGATCTCTAGAGAAATTGCTGACATCAGTGGGTGAGTAATTTTTCTTAATTGATTATTTAACTTTGCTCAAATTTTGATTCTTCACTCGTGGTTGCGAATTTGGTTTGTGGGTATTAGTTGTTTGATCAAATTGAGTGATTGCCTTGTTCTGATTCCTTGTAATTAATTGGTTTTGCTGGTTTGATCAAAAAGACTCCACTTGCATTTGCAAGAGAAAGGTTGTCATACAATTGGGATAACAGGACAATGAAAATTagccattgatttttatttttttacaagctCTTGCTGATTCAAAGTTTGATTTTACTGCCACGTCATTCCCGTGGCATTCCAATTGTATGACAGTCATAGTTATCTGCTAAATAGTATTATTCATTTTGCAATTTGAAAGTTTGCTTCTTTGCATTTGGATTGTAATGGAATATGTCACTTTGGGGGAAGAAGTGGATTTGCACTTTTGAGTTGATAACTTCTACTTGATTTGGCTTAGAGAGTAGTTTTCATACATTAACCTGAGTGATAGGTATCTAAGTTTGTTCAAATTAAggaattgttttgttttttgtttttgttttttgtgattaGAGTTGTTTTGCTTTTAATTGGCTGATAATTGGAAATAGTTTCTTCCTTTTGAAGTATAAAGGGGCCTTTACCTGTTGTGACCTATTAAAGCAGGGTTGTTGGAACAAGTTTTGCAAGGTCATGTTTAGATCATTTTATGTAAACAGATCAAGGTATAAtaacatttttaatagaatgcTTGTGTAGATGTAATATATGCCTTACGGacctttgttcttctttttcttcctaataGGGGGTTTCTCTtctatacttcatgtgtacttagCTTGCGTTCCTCTGCCTTTTCcaatgagattgaattacttataaataagATTATCTGTTATTCTAACACAGAAATGTTAGAAATGCGTGACCAGTTTAGGGTCTTAAATGGACATAAAACCAGAAAGGCTATATTAGGAGAAGGGTCCTCTCCattaatgaaatggagaggagccggTTCCTTATTCAATAGaggcaaaattgtccaaaaaaaaaatgaaatgacaattttgcccctcttaaaataaaaaaccggctcctctccatttcaaatctccgtttcatttgaattggagaggacCCTATTCCGCTATATTAGGAGGGTTTTGGGAAacacaattttataaatttcctGCCTGGGAAATTTATCTTTAGGTCGTTTAGTCTTGGTAATGATGAGGAAAAATTgcttatttttataaatatcttACTTGTTGTATGGTCTTTGTCTGCCTATAAGTCATTGTTTAGTTTAGTCACAGTGTGGGATTTCACTTAGAAGTTGAAGGAAAGATTCCCTTAACATTTGGCTCGAAAaagtcccccccccccccaaaaaaaaaaggttattatgAATAGTGTAGTACAAACGCATCATGTATTTCTTGTTCTTGGTGTTTATATGGTATGATACTGTAGAAATGCTTTCTTCATGAAGTCGATATTTGCATAACAGAACCTTGAACTAGCAACTGCCACTTGAGCTGGTTTATGAAGAACTACTGGAGAATTGCTCTTTGTGGCGGTGATGTGATCTAGAcataattaattgctttttggctgcaaataaaataaatgtttcaAGATTATGATATTCAAttttaaacatgttttaatGAGTTTTCATTTTAGATAATTGGTATTATCCTTATTACTTGGCATTTTATAGGAATGGGAATACTAAACAACCATGCTTTTCATGACTTCCTGAATTCATCTAGTATAGTATCTTCAGGCAGAGTAAAACCAGTTAATGCTGACAAGATATGGAGTTGATTGCCTAGTTATTGACCGTTCTTATCGgcccttaatttatttatttttttagtaagacTAATCCAAGAGCTAATGAGCACCGTCACATTAGATTTAGTGAGATGAGGGTGTAGTTATTTATCATTACTCCATGGAAATTGCTTGACGTCATGCATATTTTCTCACTCATTCTGTGTTTTTTGCAGCAAGACAATGAAAGTGGAGGAGATTCTTACCATAAACATAAAGCCTGGTTGGAAAAAGGGCACAAAGATCACCTTTCCAGAGAAAGGGAATGAGCAGCCAAATGTTATACCTGCAGATCTTGTGTTCATCATTGACGAGAAACCCCATAGCGTGTTCACTCGAGACGGAAACGACTTGATCGTCACGCAAAACATATCCTTGGCTGATGCCCTCAATGGTTACACAGTTCACCTGACTACCATAGACGGCAGAAAGTTAACCATCCTAATTACTAATGTGATTCATCCAAACTATGAGGAAGTTGTTCCTGGGGAAGGGATGCCAATCCAAAAGGACCCTACAAAAAGAGGGAACTTGCGAATCAAATTCAACATCAAGTTCCCAACTAGGCTTACGGGGGAGCAGAAAGCTGGAGTCAGGAAACTACTGGGTCAGTGTCAGTGAGCAAGTACTACTCAACACTGAACGGAGCAAGTACTtctgtgaatatatatatagttttgtatttttggtaAACTAATAtgatagttttgattttttttttttttttttcattattgatTAAGGGTCGAGGATTGACATATTGGTGATGTTATCAACACATAGATTGGTGTCGTCTTTTCAATAGTTTTAAATAGAACAGCTTTCTTGCCGATGTCTTCTGGCTTTTGTGGAGCTCTGCTGAATATAGAGCATCTCTAGCAATATTAGCTAGAATAGCTAGTGAAAAAggacaaattttcattttagctattGCTTAATTTAGATATACTCCAATAGATTGTTTCttctactatttaaatattattttttgtaaattcttttattcttttgttttgtttatctctctctctccctctcacccAAGCTAAACAGCCCCACCACCGCACCAGTCTTTcgtctctctccccctcttccTCTAACCCAAGCTAACAGCCCCATCAAACACATACAAATCGGCAGTGGAAGGGCTAATCCTGCAGGCACAAGATCTCTTCATTTTGGACTGGAGCACATACgatttttgcatttgttttgggtttatGTATTTGGCTCAGAGGAATGTATTAGGTTGGTTTTCTATTTGCTTTTGCACTTCTCACATAATGGATATTGTGAGGTTTTGGTTTGCTGGGAGAGAGGGATGTCGAGTTGCaatgagaagaaaaatttaGAGAGGACGGTGCTGGGTTAACGAATTTGACGGAGAAGGCAAGGATGGGAgggagcgagagagagagagagagagagagaggagagagaagggagtaagaaaatattaaataaatgatcTAGCGTGCTAAGTGAATAGCAAGAAGTTCCTACTCACTGTAGCAAAATGTCCATTTTAGCTATTCTGCGGAAGACAATTTAGCTaataatagctaaatttaactattatgaACCTTTTAGCTACTCTGCCGGAGATGCTCAGTATTCATATGGGAGATCGTGATTGTGAACTTTTAAGAGCCTCAGCtatagggcttttttttttttttttttttttaatcttcattttattttattattatttttttcaaaaaaaaattgtctttttccTCGTAGCTTCAGGTTGAagtatatttatattttggaaaaatcaaCCGAGTTTCAAGTTCAtccctaaaaaattttattgttcCAAATGAATCAAGCGATTTCCGAAAAGGTCCATTTGAACAACTGGATTAATTTGGAAGACAGAATTTTCAAAGGATGAATATGAAAAATTCGACGATGTTTCAGAGATTAAACATGTCTTTACATCGTCTATTAGAATGATGAAAACCGACCACATGGGGGAGTGAAAAATAtgtccattatatatatatatatatatatatatattcttttttaacctttttcgaTTGGTAAATTACAGAAGAACCGGTGGGGCTTGAATCCACGACGTCACCCTCTACCTTACTACAGAGAGGGCCATAGCTCAAAGGTAGAGAGATATCCATTCATATTCAATTTCAGTAAATGTGCTTTGCACCTTTATAGAAAGTGTTGGATTACAGGGATGGTTCTGCACCATTTACAGataaaaaagaaggcaaaacaATGATGAAACGTCTCTTATACAATAACAATGTCGTCATTTCTTCACTCGCTGTAATCTGAGGATGTATATCTTGCAGCTTCATCTTGGCCAACTTTCGGCTCTCCGCCTCCATCTCCATACCCGTCTCCCTCCTCATCTGAGTCTCCATTTATATATTCCTCCATATCAACATCCCCTTGCACATCTTCCGCATCCCCTTCATTGtcatcaccaccaccatcatcttcttcatcatcatcatcttcttcttcttcttcttctacatcTACGTTATAATAGGTACTCTGCAGCAAGTTATCAGGCCTGCCATTATAGGGAGGGGCATACTCATCCATCACATTATCATCAAACTCATCTCCTGTTGCCAGACCATTTTCATCGTCGTAATCCGATCTTTCGGAACTGCTAGTATTTCCACCGTCCTCCACTTGCAACCGCATGTTTTCATCCCCACTCCACTCTTCCCTGACCAAGTCACTTGGTGATTTCTCAAGGATGATCTCTTTGGgactctctttttctctatcaACTATAACCACCTTTGCAGATCTCTGCCTGCTTCTAATGCTCCGACGACCTCGCCCACGCCCTCCTCGTCCACGTGGTCGCCCTTTCCATCCCAGTATCTGCCCAAATCTGTCACTGTTAGTGGTTGCACTTTTTTTGCGAGATTCAGCTCTGGAACGAATGACCCTTCTTTCTGATCTTCCACCACGAGTACGACCACGGGCCCTTCCACGACCCCCTCGTCCACGACCAGAGCTAGTAAGTCCAATAGTTGAATCAACCCAGTTCTCTTCCTTAAGATGTTCATCTTTATATGGTGCATGAGCTGTACCATCATCTTTTGAATTCTTGCCGATGGCATATTTTGATGGAAGcttctgaaaaataaaaaataaaaaaagaacgtCAGGTGTATATTTGTTAATAAGAACATTAATCAATCAAAGCACAAATTTAACCAAAAGGAGCAGTCAGCCTCGGGAGGTCAGAACTACTGGTAACTTATGTTATCAAGCCACAAATGTTGCCCTGCATCTCTGACATTTAGTTGGACTTGGAGTATAGCATTCCACCCGTTTAACACATGCCAGAAATCTATGTTCAGATACTTCCATTGTAAGCGGCACAAACTGTGTCAAGACCAAGACATATTTGGAAAGTGTGCCCAAAATGCACCTCCAAGGCATGGCCCAAAGAATCATATTCCCCGAGACCGATGTGCCTGTGAGGCGGCTAGGACCATATGCCTCAGCTCACCATGCTTTCAGCCACAATAAATTGGCACCTCCTTAAATATAAGATTAAATCTTTATAGATATACAGTTTACTCTAGAACTGAATACTCACATGTTTACAAACCTTTCACTCTTTAACAAGTAACTCACACTTCATATTCCATATTCCTACTTTCTTTTATCGAAGAGGTACTAATATCTAGAATCCTCAACACATGTTAATACTTTGAAgggaggggggagagagagagagagagagacagcaaAGAGATGGGAAAAAATCTCCTTCAAACTTCACTTATTGTCCAtgtaaaaatcttaaaatattagCCACTATATGACAATTCACCAGTTGGTACCTTTACCACTGTAGCACATAACaaatccacacacacacacacacgggGATTTAAGAAATGGTAGAATAGGAAGACATTCACACACGCATGCACACACCTACACAGGTACACACTTGCATAAATGTCCATGCTATTCCTTTCCAGACAAAATTTGTCTAATTAAAACCACTGTACTGCATGTCAAGTTTGACCTTTGTATTTAGGTAGGATTGAGCTACTAAGTCAAAAGAACGATTTCTATTATATAGGTAATGTGTTCCAATTTCCACTTTGCGCCGACAGATCTTTTACAACATGACACACTTGAAAACAAAGagtgatctttctttttttaacctCCATACTGACTCTTTCCCTACTCTTTGCCCTTAAACCATCCATCCAGCGGGAGATAAAGCCTCTCCAGCCTACTAGAATTGTTGCTTTACAAACTTCCTTTATCAAGATATGAAACCTAGTGCTGAAGTGAAAGCTACTGGTGAAGGCATGTAACCcttctttatttgaatttatttattttctccatttgaCATAATTCAGTAGTAACATGAAAAGAATACTCACTATAACCCAAGAACCCTTGTCCTTCTGAGAGTCCACCTTCTGCTGCAGAATATATGAGATTGATGAGTCGAATTCCATGAACCTTAGAGCCACAGCAGCAGTTGTATGTGGTATCCATGGAAGTGCAGGAACTGTTTCAGAACCAAATGAACGTCCTGAAGGGTTAGAGTAATCCAACAGCTCACTGGTGCTCTCAAAGTTTGAAGACAAATAGTCCCTCTTTATGGCACCTTCCAATGATGTCATAATCTGCAAAAGAACACAAACACATTCTACTACTTGGTAAGTTCTCCAAAAGTACACCTACAAATGAGAAACACAGCTAAGACACTGTTTTCAACACGTGCTTccattttcctttactttttgaTAAGTGATCGAACTATTCGCTGATGAAAATCATTTCGAATGACCATGAAAAGGCAACATCGAAAAGCCGTCAATAAACCAGAGAGCAAAAACTTGCCATAATAAGTATTTAAACTTCTGTTCCCAGTGGCATCACCTCCCATTGATTCTGGTGTCTTTCCAATTTCCAATATCAGTGGGTGTACAGGCATCCAGCATACTTGGTCGACCATTTCAAATTTCCCCTTTGCAACTTTTGCATTTCCATGCTGATGTAGGACAGGTTTTGGGAAACCCATGTGCCTGTGGTTGTGGTAAGCTTTaaggttttaaaaaattgtgaatttaggCTGGCGAATGCCATCCAGGGTAAACAAATATAGGATTCAATAGCAGAGAATGCTTGGAAAAGTGAACAAAATGGTTGGAATTTACTAGCAGAAGCCGGTGAAGGATTTGAAGGCTGGGGTTTTAGGGTTTCAAGCATACAAAGGAAAGGGTAAATTCGTAGGAGTTGCATAAAATTACAGATCTGTCCCTCATTACAAAAATAACCATAATgtctaaaataaaaacacaaatcaAAAGTGTTTTAACCCTAGACTCCTTAAAACACGATCTTTGAAACCTTATGACTTGTCCTAATCTGATGTTGCACATAAGCCCCCCACACAAGAAAAACTCTAAATTGGCAAAACTGAAAATCACTCTAAAGAGAGCAACTTCACCTTTCTCCCATGGCTGCCACAGGTgttcccaaattttcaaacCCTCTTATTGCATCCTAAATTCACTCCTGTTTTCCCGGAGAGACATGTAAATGGAATTTGGAACCCACATTATAAGATATCATGTGGTTTCTAATATCAGTATCCATTTATTAATGAAAAGGCCCACTAACTAGTTACAGTATCATTAACTCTCATACTCCAGGAATGgacaagaaaatgaagaaatttgaAATCACAAGCAAATATAACGAGAATGATGTTTGGAAGCTCTAATGCATATCCCTTCGAACAAGGCTAACTTATAACCTGAAGAAGGTCTTCAGCCAATGATAAGGAGTGCAATTTCATGCCCCATGATTTTCGATGACTGTCAGTCCAAAGAGGTTGAAGAGCTTCTGGTGGAAGAGAAACCTGCCAAGTCAGAATCAAGACAATATAAGCTGcatgaacatttaaaaaaaaaaagtaataatcaGCCAACAAAGTTCGCAAACGGCCATTCAAAATACAATATTTCTGTTATAAACTGAAACTCTAATAActtgaaaaatatatacaagCGTATAAACTGCAGGCATACCTCAACCAAAGCTAACAGCAACTTAAGTAATCGTATCTGGACAGGAGCTGAGAGTGAACCACACCAAGTACAATGAGGACCCACCTTCGGTTTCTCTTCACATTGAGACACATGTTCAGAAAAATTTAAGCTGCTCCCAGATGAACTGTATGTCTTATGGCAGGAAGGACAGTGGTTGTCTTcaaaagaataaatatcatGACAGTAATCACATGTACCCAGCAACTGTGTACACCTTTTTTTCCCATACTTCATTGCACATAATACTGAGGAATTAAAGCATTCTTTCCACATCCATTTTTCAAAATCCTGATATCTCTTCAATGCATCATTTTTTTCACCTTCATTTCTTCCAAGCTCAATTGCAAAAGATGTTGAGGTCTCTGACATATCAGAATCAGAGACACACACAGTACTTCTAGGGCTATCAGTACCTATGCTGCAATCAGGGCCAGGAGGCATTTCAATGGCTTCTGTTTTGACAGAGTCTCCATTATGTCTCCTCATGTTAGCACAATGCATATTCCTCCTAACAGATTCCTTGAAGGACATCTCGATCTTTTGCAACATCGTGTGCAAATGAGATTCTCTAACCCCACGTACATCTAAAGATGACAACAGAGCATCAAAACCCTGCATGTAGATGGTAGAAACTGATGAAAACCAGCATGGGCAATATGGAATATGCATGCGTAGGCAATCTTAGAAAAATTAACTGGTCAATGTTTCAGGATAAGTAGCACTagaagaagataaaataaaatattaaacacCCATCAAATACTGCACATGGCAAAAATGCGGTGTTTTAGCACCGAAGATCCTAAAGTAGCAAACATCTCTTGCGTCTACTGCCATCAAATACAAAAGGGCAAGGAGAATGTAGAACAGCTGCTACtacacaaacaaaaataaaaagcacaaaaaattcatataaaaaatagaTGCATGCATTACAGTGTAATAATCTTATAGAGACTGCTAAAGCATATAATGGCTCGCCAAAGAGAAAAGTACCTCTTCAGAATCAATAAGCCTCCAACATCCATCATGCAATTCAACAAAGATCCTGCCACAGCCCGGATCATTTCGAGAAGAAGATGTAATGAATTGCCAGTATCGATTACGTCTACGATCCTGACCAAGAGGCAGTGATCTATACACACACATCTCTTCTGCCTTATGCCCAATGTAAGATTTTAGCTGCGAGCGTGACCTTTCAGCGATATACGCTGCTTGCTGATATGGAAGATTCTCTGCACCAGCAGAGTAATCTTGCATTTGCAGGTTATCTTCAGAGGGCAAACGGCTAAGGTAATTTTGGTCATTCTGTAAATCATTTAACTGTTCTTGCTGGACGGCAGGGGCCACAGACGTCTCATTGTTTTTGTCATTGCCTGTAGGAAATGGACTTTGCCTACCCTCTGCCAAAGAAATTGTAAGGTTATGTTCCGTCTTGTTCCCCGTAAATGGTGAAAAATGCATCTTCATTACAAATTCTTCTTTCATACGGCGTTTATCAAGTTGTGCTTCTGCCCACATTTGCTTTTTTAGAGCATTTGCTGCTTCTAATCGTTCCTGAAAACCATTCTCATTTCAGATCAGACAATCAAAAGCAAttcaacaaattaattttttttttaaaaaaaaaaaaaaaaaaaaattgaggaaatGATACCTCAAGGACAACGCGAATTGAGTTTCCTTCAATTGCAACACCAATTAAAGCAATGAGTGCATTAAGGCGCTCCTCAACACTCAGATCAGAGTACTCTCCTTCCATAAGTCCCTGAACCCAAGGTTCACCAGGATTGCTTTCATCAATATCTGTATCTTCTTGATTAACAATGGCCACACTATTGCCGATTCCAGAGACATCAATAGACTGTGCAATAAGAGAACCAGTATCTTTATCCTCATTTATCACTCTAGACTGCATTGGAGACAAACCTTCATCAACATTCCCGAGACCAACTTGTGGAGTTTCCATAAAATCATCACTTCCCTTACCACTTCCCACAGGAGTTGCACTGAATTTGATAGCTTCTTCGGAATTGTGGTCTTCTTTATTTGGATTTATTTCAGCACCTAAATCATCAACCTCAGGATCCTCTCCTACATCACTTTCAGAATCTCCATCTCTTTCAGCATCATCAGCATCTTCTCCATCCACAATCCCGCTTTTAAATATCCGGATTCTTTCCCTGGCTGCAGAAAGTATTGCCTCAGCATCAGCCGGATCCTTCCGATAGGGAGGACGTACACAATATGTTGATGGGGCTGTCCTCTCAAAAAGTTTTGAATCCCTAGATAAGGCAGCAGCAATAGAAGCTTCGGGTGTCTTGCTTGTAGTGAGATCCCGAAGCCCAGATTTCTAATAACAAAATAGATAAGCTAATAAACGAATTAGTTAAATACACATAAACAGAGCTCATACAATCACCAAACTAGAGTTACCTGAATCTTTTCTGCAACCTCTAATATGGTAAGGCCCATACTTCCCTCAAGAGAAAGAACATGAAATGCTGCAAATTTGACAGTTCCAGGTGTCAATCGATGCCTAGATCTGCGTGGATTAGAAAAACCCCTCTCTTGCATTATAGCAACAGCATTTTCAACAGCTGCTCCATTGCGCAAATTAGAAATTACATCTTCACCATCATTACCCTGCATTGCACCAGGGgaataaaattgtaaaacaaACTGGAaagagttttctttttttttttttgataagtaaaatggAAAGAGTTAAATGAACATATCCGGATCTCTTCAGGCACTTCAtccaaaggaaaaaaggaaagaactCAACACTAAGCTGATATATGCATGTAATTATTTCTAGAttagaaatatatttttcaacaaTCACAGGTTTATGAACCAGTATCTCTCATAATTCATACCAATTACTGACATAGTTTCCTCAATCTTCTTGAAACTTTATTAACATGTCTTTAAAGGAAAACAATGTCAATGTGAACACATAACACCAAAAATCATTAATACTCGGTTGTACATTTAACATGAATTAGGGAAAAAAAGGCTttaaaatagagtaatgctaaggaccatctttttatcctcctaaagttgatgtggcttttaaaatcaccattaaattttagatgaatcatacttgaattttgatccaatggtgattttgaaagccacatcaagtGTAGGAGAATtaaaagaggataaaaagatagtccctagcattactctttaaaacACCTCTAAAATGCAGCATCTAGATACAACACCACCAGTCAAAGTAATAAGTTTAGCCAACTGGAAATTGGTcaaaaaacaagagagagagagagagagtagtaaCCACTAGGATCAATTTTTAGCATTGAAGCACCATGCCTAAAAAAGAGAGTTC
This window of the Corylus avellana chromosome ca5, CavTom2PMs-1.0 genome carries:
- the LOC132182976 gene encoding homeobox-DDT domain protein RLT2 isoform X2, yielding MEAAGSEGEKKKPPEGENKTKRKMKTASQLEILEKTYAEEAYPSEALRAELSVKLGLSDRQLQMWFCHRRLKDRKGPPGKRQPKDSSVGEEMVVGEVGSERALGSASALSPFVESRRVVGRPGVAVARIGSDVAAMSRYYEPQQSIAELRAIAFVEAQLGEPLREDGPILGMEFDPLPPDAFGAPIVATVGQQKQSGRPFEPELYERPDAKSIKGAGRALHEYQFLPEQPTVRTDAYERVAQSYHYGSPADGPNSRTSSLSSGRSFMHGNEQVPSGYGFQGQVPGLNLLPQQGMQAHLLPSVSVENDTVARKNTFANIRDSHFGAHPITRMENPFISPDRRVTLEEDVSRMERKRKSEEARIAREVEAHEKRIRKELEKQDILRRKREEQMRKEMEKHDRERKKEEERLLREKQREEERYQREQRRELERREKFLQKESVRAEKLRQKEELRREKEVARLKAANERAIARRIAKESMELIEDERLELMELATSCKGLPSIVSLDYETLQDLELYRDMRTVFPPKPVQLKRPFTVQPWCDSEESVGNLLMVWRFLITFADVLGLWPFTLDEFIQAFHDYDSRLLGEIHVSLLRSVIKDIEDVARTPSTGLGAIQNSAANPGGGHPQIVEGAYAWGFDIRNWQLHLNPLTWPEILRQFALSAGFGPQLKRRNIEQTYNRDDNEGNDGEDVISNLRNGAAVENAVAIMQERGFSNPRRSRHRLTPGTVKFAAFHVLSLEGSMGLTILEVAEKIQKSGLRDLTTSKTPEASIAAALSRDSKLFERTAPSTYCVRPPYRKDPADAEAILSAARERIRIFKSGIVDGEDADDAERDGDSESDVGEDPEVDDLGAEINPNKEDHNSEEAIKFSATPVGSGKGSDDFMETPQVGLGNVDEGLSPMQSRVINEDKDTGSLIAQSIDVSGIGNSVAIVNQEDTDIDESNPGEPWVQGLMEGEYSDLSVEERLNALIALIGVAIEGNSIRVVLEERLEAANALKKQMWAEAQLDKRRMKEEFVMKMHFSPFTGNKTEHNLTISLAEGRQSPFPTGNDKNNETSVAPAVQQEQLNDLQNDQNYLSRLPSEDNLQMQDYSAGAENLPYQQAAYIAERSRSQLKSYIGHKAEEMCVYRSLPLGQDRRRNRYWQFITSSSRNDPGCGRIFVELHDGCWRLIDSEEGFDALLSSLDVRGVRESHLHTMLQKIEMSFKESVRRNMHCANMRRHNGDSVKTEAIEMPPGPDCSIGTDSPRSTVCVSDSDMSETSTSFAIELGRNEGEKNDALKRYQDFEKWMWKECFNSSVLCAMKYGKKRCTQLLGTCDYCHDIYSFEDNHCPSCHKTYSSSGSSLNFSEHVSQCEEKPKVGPHCTWCGSLSAPVQIRLLKLLLALVEVSLPPEALQPLWTDSHRKSWGMKLHSLSLAEDLLQIMTSLEGAIKRDYLSSNFESTSELLDYSNPSGRSFGSETVPALPWIPHTTAAVALRFMEFDSSISYILQQKVDSQKDKGSWVIKLPSKYAIGKNSKDDGTAHAPYKDEHLKEENWVDSTIGLTSSGRGRGGRGRARGRTRGGRSERRVIRSRAESRKKSATTNSDRFGQILGWKGRPRGRGGRGRGRRSIRSRQRSAKVVIVDREKESPKEIILEKSPSDLVREEWSGDENMRLQVEDGGNTSSSERSDYDDENGLATGDEFDDNVMDEYAPPYNGRPDNLLQSTYYNVDVEEEEEEDDDDEEDDGGGDDNEGDAEDVQGDVDMEEYINGDSDEEGDGYGDGGGEPKVGQDEAARYTSSDYSE